The following coding sequences lie in one Puniceibacterium sp. IMCC21224 genomic window:
- a CDS encoding Fic family protein, which yields MRWNWTQPDWPNFRYDRAAIEPLERRFLLSSGEILGAVRHVTGEERDRLRIELLSEEAMRTSAIEGEVLDRSSVQSSLRRQFGLTTEGPPSEPREQGVAEMMVDVYSNHAAPLTHDTLSHWHGMLLSHDRGLETIGAYRRHDDAMQIISGRIDRPTVHFEAPPSAQVQGEMDVFVDWFNRTAPEGSTPLPALTRAAIGHLWFESVHPFEDGNGRLGRALAEKSLAQNIGQPSLIALAYTIERDRKGYYDQLEAHQKTLDVTAWLFWFGETVLNAQQVTLTRVAFFIAKAKFYDQFRDRLNDRQAKVIERMFREGPEGFKGGLSAENYIAITGTSRATTTRDLQDLVEMGALNRTGERRHTRYWLDLEALSVS from the coding sequence ATGCGCTGGAACTGGACACAACCCGACTGGCCGAACTTCCGCTATGACCGCGCTGCGATCGAGCCACTCGAACGGCGCTTTCTGCTGTCCTCAGGCGAAATCCTTGGTGCGGTCCGCCATGTGACAGGCGAGGAGCGCGACCGGCTGCGCATCGAGCTTCTGAGTGAGGAGGCGATGCGGACGAGCGCCATTGAGGGCGAGGTCCTGGACCGGTCCAGTGTCCAGTCCTCGTTGCGGCGGCAGTTCGGACTGACCACGGAGGGCCCACCATCAGAACCCCGCGAGCAGGGCGTCGCCGAAATGATGGTCGATGTCTATTCGAACCACGCGGCCCCTCTGACCCACGACACGCTCTCTCACTGGCACGGTATGCTCCTGTCCCATGACCGTGGCCTCGAGACGATCGGTGCCTACCGTCGGCATGACGACGCCATGCAGATCATCTCCGGTCGCATTGATCGACCGACGGTGCATTTCGAAGCGCCGCCATCGGCGCAAGTCCAAGGCGAAATGGACGTGTTCGTCGACTGGTTCAACCGCACGGCACCAGAGGGGTCCACGCCACTGCCCGCGCTGACGCGCGCGGCAATTGGGCACCTGTGGTTCGAGAGCGTCCATCCGTTCGAGGACGGCAATGGCCGCTTGGGCCGCGCTCTGGCTGAAAAATCCCTCGCGCAGAATATCGGCCAGCCGAGCCTGATCGCGCTGGCTTACACGATCGAACGCGACCGCAAGGGTTATTACGATCAGCTCGAAGCCCACCAGAAGACGCTGGACGTGACCGCGTGGCTTTTTTGGTTCGGCGAGACGGTGTTGAACGCGCAGCAGGTCACACTGACGCGCGTTGCCTTCTTCATCGCCAAGGCAAAGTTCTACGACCAGTTCCGCGATCGGCTGAACGACCGGCAGGCCAAGGTGATCGAGCGCATGTTCCGAGAGGGGCCCGAGGGGTTCAAGGGCGGGCTCAGCGCCGAGAATTACATCGCCATCACCGGCACATCGCGCGCGACCACGACCCGGGATCTGCAGGACCTGGTCGAGATGGGCGCGCTGAACCGGACCGGGGAGCGGCGGCATACGCGGTATTGGTTAGACCTTGAGGCCTTATCAGTGTCGTGA
- a CDS encoding type I restriction-modification system subunit M, translated as MTDQLTQQQVNQTAWAACDTFRGVVDAGQYKDYILVMLFLKYISDHWNDHLETYRNQYGGDEARIRRRLERERFVLPDGASFYDLYEARNEPNIGERINIALERIEDANRAKLEGVFRNIDFNSEANLGRVKDRNRRLKNVLEDFAKPALDLRPSRVTEDIIGECYIYLISRFASDAGKKAGEFYTPSAVSRLLAKLAAPKAGDTICDPACGSGSLLICAAEEVGSENFALYGQEVNGATWALARMNMFLHAKDAARIEWCDTLNSPALVEADHLMKFDVVVANPPFSLDKWGAEGAESDQFKRYWRGIPPKSKGDYGFITHMIEIAKRQSGRVAVIVPHGVLFRGGAEGRIRRALIEENLLDAVVGLPANLFTTTGIPVAILIFDRSREQGGANETRRDVLFIDASKEFTPSKTQNVMDETHVNRVLETYATRAEVDKYSHRASLDEITENDFNLNIPRYVDTFEPEEEIDVAALQKQITTIEAELAEVRGRMAGYLKELGVDV; from the coding sequence ATGACCGACCAACTCACACAGCAACAGGTCAACCAGACGGCTTGGGCCGCTTGTGACACCTTCCGAGGCGTCGTCGATGCTGGACAGTACAAGGACTACATCCTGGTGATGTTGTTCCTGAAATACATCTCTGACCACTGGAACGACCACCTCGAGACCTATCGCAACCAGTATGGCGGCGATGAAGCACGGATCCGGCGTCGACTTGAGCGCGAGCGCTTTGTGCTTCCGGACGGCGCCAGTTTCTACGATCTCTATGAAGCGCGAAACGAACCAAACATCGGTGAGCGGATCAACATCGCGCTGGAACGGATCGAAGATGCGAACCGCGCCAAGCTCGAAGGCGTGTTCCGCAACATCGACTTCAACTCCGAGGCCAATCTCGGGCGCGTCAAGGACCGAAATCGCCGCCTGAAAAACGTGCTGGAGGATTTCGCCAAACCCGCACTTGATCTTCGCCCCAGCCGCGTGACCGAAGACATCATCGGCGAGTGTTATATTTACCTCATTTCGCGTTTTGCGTCTGACGCGGGCAAGAAAGCTGGCGAATTCTACACGCCGTCTGCTGTCTCTCGGTTGTTGGCGAAGTTGGCTGCCCCCAAGGCCGGTGACACCATCTGCGACCCGGCCTGCGGGTCAGGTTCGCTGCTGATCTGTGCGGCAGAGGAGGTCGGCTCCGAAAACTTCGCCCTCTACGGCCAGGAAGTGAACGGCGCGACGTGGGCGCTGGCACGAATGAACATGTTTCTGCACGCCAAAGACGCTGCACGCATCGAATGGTGCGACACCCTCAACAGCCCTGCGCTGGTTGAGGCAGATCATCTCATGAAATTCGATGTGGTTGTGGCGAACCCGCCATTCTCTCTCGACAAATGGGGTGCAGAAGGTGCCGAGAGCGACCAGTTCAAGCGCTATTGGCGCGGCATCCCCCCGAAATCGAAGGGCGACTATGGCTTCATCACCCATATGATCGAGATCGCCAAACGCCAGAGCGGCCGGGTGGCCGTGATCGTTCCGCATGGAGTTCTGTTCCGTGGCGGGGCCGAAGGGCGGATCCGGCGGGCATTGATCGAAGAGAACCTGCTCGATGCGGTCGTTGGTCTTCCGGCCAACCTCTTCACCACCACCGGCATTCCGGTCGCCATACTTATTTTCGACCGTTCCCGCGAACAGGGTGGCGCGAATGAAACTCGGCGCGATGTTCTCTTCATCGACGCGAGCAAAGAATTCACGCCCAGCAAAACCCAGAACGTGATGGACGAGACGCATGTCAACAGGGTGCTGGAGACCTATGCGACCCGCGCCGAAGTCGACAAGTATTCCCACCGCGCCAGCCTGGACGAAATCACCGAGAACGACTTCAACCTGAACATTCCCCGCTACGTCGATACCTTTGAGCCAGAGGAAGAAATCGACGTTGCCGCCCTGCAGAAGCAGATCACCACGATCGAGGCCGAACTGGCCGAGGTGCGCGGACGTATGGCTGGCTACCTGAAGGAGCTCGGCGTCGATGTCTGA
- a CDS encoding virulence RhuM family protein, giving the protein MSEGEIILYSTEDGEAEVQLRAVDGTVWLSLNQISDLFGRDKSVISRHIKAIFDDAELSPESVVARYATTAGDGKTYQVDHYRLEMLLAIGYRVRSPRGVQFRRWATSALKEYLVKGFVMNDERLKDPKWDYFDELLERIRDIRASEARFYQKVRDILALSEDYDARSQAIPTFYATIQNKMLYAVTSHTAGELIRARADADKPNMGLTTWKDAGKGRALRKADVGTAKNYLGEAEIKELNLIVETFLNTAELRASRRQTMRLADWEGVLDTFLTSNELPRLQGAGSVSAKQAERIAHDRYAAFDEKRKAAQALAASETDELEELKRIADATKGRKKGGGDEDE; this is encoded by the coding sequence ATGTCTGAAGGCGAAATCATCCTCTACAGCACCGAAGACGGCGAGGCCGAAGTCCAGCTTCGAGCTGTTGACGGCACTGTCTGGTTGTCCCTGAACCAGATCTCCGACCTCTTCGGTCGCGACAAGTCGGTGATTTCCCGGCACATCAAGGCCATCTTCGACGATGCCGAACTCTCGCCCGAGTCAGTAGTTGCACGTTATGCAACAACTGCCGGGGACGGCAAAACCTATCAGGTCGATCACTACCGGCTGGAGATGCTTCTGGCCATCGGCTACCGGGTGCGCAGCCCACGCGGCGTGCAGTTCCGCCGGTGGGCGACCTCGGCGCTGAAGGAATACCTCGTTAAGGGCTTCGTCATGAACGACGAACGCCTGAAGGATCCCAAGTGGGATTACTTCGACGAGCTTCTGGAACGTATCCGCGACATCAGGGCGTCCGAGGCGCGGTTCTACCAGAAGGTGCGCGACATCCTCGCGCTGAGCGAGGATTACGATGCGCGGTCGCAGGCCATTCCGACCTTCTACGCCACGATCCAGAACAAGATGCTTTACGCCGTGACCAGCCACACGGCGGGCGAGTTGATCCGCGCGCGGGCCGATGCGGACAAGCCCAACATGGGCCTGACCACATGGAAGGACGCCGGCAAGGGGCGCGCCCTTCGCAAGGCGGATGTGGGCACTGCAAAGAACTATCTGGGCGAGGCCGAGATCAAGGAACTGAACCTGATCGTGGAAACCTTCCTGAACACCGCCGAGTTGCGGGCAAGCCGCCGCCAGACCATGCGGCTGGCCGATTGGGAAGGCGTGCTCGACACCTTCCTCACCAGCAACGAACTGCCCCGGTTGCAAGGTGCAGGGTCGGTGTCGGCCAAGCAGGCCGAGCGCATCGCGCATGATCGTTACGCCGCGTTCGATGAAAAGCGAAAGGCCGCGCAGGCACTTGCGGCCAGCGAGACCGATGAGTTGGAGGAGTTGAAGCGCATCGCCGACGCCACCAAGGGGCGGAAGAAGGGTGGCGGGGATGAAGATGAATAA
- a CDS encoding helix-turn-helix domain-containing protein yields MGSSRRLTDQERRQIVRERAKGVSVNAISAVLKVSPKTVYNVLGRGRSAVSANDSRTRVLTMRVTDRDLRGFDAALARRGIAHRSDAMRSLMLAADDLLRPDEGMTDELRGMSAALNRVGNNVNQVARRLNEAKLKGERLPYTPASHAEIRDLAMLVFDMADQIQEMFRARRRELDLEVTKALADLVRQEAEQVAEHGAE; encoded by the coding sequence ATGGGCAGCAGTCGCAGACTGACCGATCAGGAGCGCCGTCAGATCGTCCGGGAACGGGCGAAAGGCGTCTCGGTCAATGCGATCAGTGCGGTGCTGAAGGTCTCACCCAAGACCGTCTACAACGTCCTCGGCCGGGGCCGTTCCGCCGTCTCCGCCAACGACAGCCGCACCCGCGTGCTGACCATGCGCGTCACCGACCGCGACCTTCGCGGCTTCGATGCTGCTCTCGCGCGGCGCGGGATCGCGCATCGCTCGGATGCCATGCGCTCCCTGATGCTGGCCGCGGACGATCTCCTGCGCCCGGATGAGGGTATGACGGATGAGTTGAGAGGGATGAGCGCGGCGCTGAACCGGGTCGGCAACAACGTGAACCAGGTCGCGCGCCGCCTGAATGAGGCGAAGCTCAAGGGCGAGCGGCTGCCCTATACGCCCGCAAGCCATGCCGAGATCCGCGATCTCGCGATGCTCGTCTTCGACATGGCCGACCAGATCCAGGAGATGTTCCGCGCGCGGCGTCGCGAACTGGACCTCGAGGTCACTAAGGCTCTCGCCGATCTGGTGCGGCAGGAAGCGGAGCAGGTGGCCGAGCATGGCGCGGAGTGA
- a CDS encoding restriction endonuclease subunit S, whose product MLLADACTIHSGYTARGRLEATEAGGVLAIQLRDISPEGVIHPERLTRVQLEDLADRYFVRPGDVVFRSRGERNTASVLDKRLQEPALAVLPLLVLRPKHDVVIPEYLAWAINQPPAQRHFDVAARGTNIRMIPRSSLDDLELEIPDIETQEKIVAIDALAEQERALALLVAETRRKMMSLILVERANRMRPEIRQERTSK is encoded by the coding sequence ATGCTACTTGCAGATGCTTGCACCATTCACAGCGGATACACGGCTCGGGGTCGGCTCGAAGCCACAGAGGCTGGCGGCGTTCTCGCGATCCAACTGCGGGACATTTCCCCCGAGGGTGTCATCCACCCAGAACGCCTTACGCGCGTGCAATTGGAGGACTTGGCCGACCGCTACTTCGTACGGCCAGGCGACGTTGTGTTTCGGTCTCGGGGGGAGAGAAACACGGCGTCCGTTCTAGACAAACGGCTCCAGGAGCCTGCGCTTGCAGTTTTGCCGCTGCTTGTGCTTCGCCCGAAACATGATGTCGTGATACCGGAGTATTTGGCATGGGCCATCAATCAGCCACCTGCACAGCGCCACTTTGATGTAGCAGCACGCGGCACAAACATCAGGATGATCCCCAGATCTAGCCTCGACGATCTGGAGCTTGAGATCCCTGACATTGAGACCCAAGAAAAGATTGTTGCGATTGATGCTCTTGCTGAACAGGAGCGTGCGCTAGCCCTGCTCGTCGCCGAAACACGCAGAAAGATGATGAGCCTGATCCTCGTCGAGCGAGCGAACAGGATGCGGCCCGAAATACGGCAAGAAAGGACGTCAAAATGA
- a CDS encoding ParA family protein: protein MPNDNLVVIAAMARKGGSGKTTLSRALISAAVAGGRRVLLIDTDSTGVLGAWHERAEAAGLGSPLLRSISVESVGAVDRKIEQVYDADSADFVFIDTAGVGAEWSDGIAVLADHIVTPVMLSTSDLDVGAQTADWFERLRARVDDPASLPRHHVVLNMVDPKATRADAALIEVAIARFPVVETVMMRRNVYKEMDEKGLLHAIALQKQADPNPLMRPHVRHVVEALEEATDILNNILAA from the coding sequence ATGCCCAACGACAATCTCGTGGTCATCGCCGCGATGGCCCGGAAAGGGGGGAGTGGCAAAACCACGCTCTCGCGCGCCCTGATCAGCGCTGCCGTGGCTGGCGGGCGACGGGTTCTGCTGATCGACACTGATAGCACCGGAGTGCTTGGCGCCTGGCACGAACGAGCTGAAGCGGCGGGTCTCGGGTCGCCTCTGCTGCGGTCAATCTCGGTCGAGAGTGTCGGGGCCGTCGATCGCAAGATCGAGCAGGTCTATGATGCGGACTCGGCGGATTTCGTCTTCATCGATACGGCAGGCGTCGGCGCGGAATGGTCGGACGGGATCGCGGTTCTCGCCGATCACATTGTAACGCCGGTCATGCTCTCGACCTCGGATCTTGATGTGGGTGCGCAGACCGCCGACTGGTTCGAAAGGTTGCGCGCGCGCGTCGATGACCCGGCGAGCTTGCCGCGCCATCATGTCGTTCTGAACATGGTTGACCCGAAAGCCACGCGCGCGGATGCCGCCTTGATCGAAGTAGCGATCGCTCGGTTTCCCGTGGTTGAGACGGTGATGATGCGCCGCAACGTCTACAAGGAGATGGACGAGAAAGGCCTGCTCCACGCCATCGCGCTGCAAAAGCAGGCCGACCCAAACCCACTCATGCGCCCGCATGTCCGTCATGTCGTCGAGGCCCTTGAGGAGGCCACCGACATCCTCAACAACATCTTGGCCGCGTAA
- a CDS encoding relaxase/mobilization nuclease domain-containing protein, whose protein sequence is MARSEARGVGPALFDRDWSRVSGSWQGLARNAQMVRAARGYSPAIFKPISKGGCHTGAQLKAQLTYLTTKSSHILDSRGTHDGKKTLSEAEIDRVVRRFENQWGERHSPKLGHTSHLLMAFPVGSSGEEVRAITETICERFFQGEGSQFDYIAAIHQDRAHPHAHIVLNRRSKDGEMFFLGKDHHFNYDAFRAAMVDAAQVHGIRLEATRRLDRGVTTYRAEIDEVYKARDEGRPPVERQRTGADLAAALQTVARNALIYRGLAVEASRSNFDDVAEALERASTILASGGQIQSDGAIYMSQDETAFDTLITEFSQNIRQIEAAIDRAPASERPEIERKLTDVLASVAHLNPLGDRSAALLDAPSRDGVYARANMREDQMGRLDDNAVKARLSEALQGTGIDPEAVAARMREGAGNAALERQWLAQDLRAIATASDLDLEKGEDREEALDRLEAVHVRLGDTLTDARILRAVDDVDEAEDAEVSLAERLTPLGRDLDDAGPDAFAPSERQDFQQLVAQFRRTDFTHPFSDDPSVRRAGAVEVEEARAAFNAYAQRSPDHAELASMAWDKITDSRKPQEFAVEEKDRRLHAGDMDLAMRDPTQHLGPITEDDRTLARYRAEMPDEEFGTAVQEEINRLRAMGASRAYISERSFDIEDQARQDYAERRFMAETAPDVMTFLQRAEAEDGTALSETAGQRLIEQVDRNLTPNAVTALRAGHADVLDKFTEHPLRQLELAKAYLESSEVTAHGPAMERVLDALAEEQIEAQRARHAAAHGEKGITHG, encoded by the coding sequence ATGGCGCGGAGTGAGGCGCGCGGCGTCGGGCCCGCCCTTTTCGATCGCGACTGGAGCCGGGTCTCCGGCAGCTGGCAGGGACTCGCCAGGAACGCGCAGATGGTGCGCGCGGCGCGGGGCTATTCCCCGGCCATATTCAAGCCGATCTCGAAGGGCGGGTGCCACACCGGCGCGCAGCTCAAGGCCCAGCTGACGTATCTTACCACCAAGTCGAGCCACATCCTCGACAGTCGTGGCACACATGATGGCAAGAAGACCCTGTCCGAGGCCGAGATCGACCGGGTCGTACGCCGCTTCGAGAACCAGTGGGGTGAGCGGCACAGCCCCAAGCTCGGCCATACCTCGCATCTGCTGATGGCCTTTCCCGTCGGCTCCAGCGGTGAGGAGGTGCGCGCGATCACCGAGACTATCTGTGAGCGGTTCTTTCAAGGTGAGGGGTCGCAATTCGACTATATTGCTGCAATACACCAAGATCGCGCGCATCCACATGCGCATATCGTTCTGAACCGCCGCAGCAAGGATGGCGAAATGTTCTTTCTCGGGAAGGATCACCACTTCAACTACGACGCCTTTCGGGCGGCGATGGTCGACGCGGCGCAGGTCCACGGGATCCGGCTCGAGGCGACACGGCGTCTTGACCGGGGGGTCACGACCTACCGCGCCGAGATTGATGAGGTCTACAAGGCCCGTGACGAGGGCCGGCCGCCGGTCGAGCGCCAGCGCACAGGCGCTGATCTCGCCGCCGCCCTGCAGACGGTGGCGCGCAATGCGCTGATCTATCGGGGTCTGGCGGTCGAGGCGTCCCGGTCGAACTTCGATGACGTGGCCGAGGCGCTCGAGCGGGCCAGCACCATCCTTGCCAGTGGCGGTCAGATCCAATCTGACGGAGCCATCTATATGTCCCAAGACGAAACAGCGTTTGACACGCTGATCACCGAGTTTTCCCAGAACATCCGCCAGATCGAGGCTGCGATCGACCGTGCGCCTGCGTCCGAGCGGCCGGAGATCGAGCGCAAGCTTACCGATGTGCTGGCCTCGGTCGCGCATCTGAATCCGCTTGGAGACCGCTCGGCTGCGCTGCTCGATGCACCTTCACGGGACGGCGTCTATGCGCGGGCCAACATGCGCGAGGACCAGATGGGACGCCTCGACGACAATGCGGTGAAGGCGCGCCTCAGCGAGGCACTGCAGGGCACGGGCATCGATCCCGAGGCGGTTGCCGCCCGCATGCGTGAGGGTGCCGGCAATGCAGCCCTCGAACGGCAGTGGCTTGCGCAGGATCTGCGCGCCATCGCCACGGCGAGCGACCTCGATCTGGAGAAGGGCGAGGATCGCGAGGAAGCGCTGGACCGGCTGGAAGCCGTTCACGTCCGCCTGGGCGATACTCTGACCGATGCGCGCATCTTGCGGGCGGTCGACGATGTCGATGAGGCGGAGGATGCCGAGGTCTCGCTCGCCGAGCGTCTGACGCCACTGGGCCGCGATCTCGACGACGCGGGACCGGACGCCTTCGCCCCGTCCGAGCGGCAGGACTTCCAGCAGCTGGTCGCCCAGTTTCGCCGGACGGATTTCACTCATCCGTTCTCGGATGACCCGTCCGTGCGCAGGGCCGGTGCTGTCGAAGTGGAAGAAGCCCGCGCCGCCTTCAACGCCTATGCGCAACGGTCGCCCGATCATGCCGAATTGGCCTCGATGGCATGGGACAAAATCACCGACAGCCGCAAGCCACAGGAGTTCGCCGTCGAGGAGAAGGATCGCAGGCTACACGCGGGCGACATGGACCTGGCTATGCGCGATCCCACGCAACATCTCGGTCCGATCACCGAAGATGACCGCACCCTCGCGCGCTACCGCGCGGAAATGCCCGATGAAGAATTCGGGACGGCGGTGCAGGAGGAAATCAACCGCCTCCGCGCCATGGGTGCATCGCGCGCCTATATCAGCGAGCGGAGTTTCGACATCGAGGATCAAGCGCGGCAAGACTATGCCGAGCGGCGCTTCATGGCTGAGACCGCCCCTGATGTGATGACGTTCCTCCAGCGGGCCGAGGCCGAGGATGGCACAGCTCTCTCCGAAACAGCTGGGCAGCGCCTGATCGAGCAAGTCGACAGAAACCTCACGCCAAACGCGGTCACCGCCCTGCGCGCGGGCCATGCTGATGTGTTGGACAAGTTCACCGAACATCCGCTGCGGCAGCTGGAACTCGCGAAGGCCTATCTGGAAAGCAGTGAAGTGACCGCCCACGGGCCGGCCATGGAGCGGGTGCTGGATGCGCTCGCCGAGGAACAGATCGAGGCGCAGCGCGCGCGTCACGCCGCGGCCCATGGCGAAAAAGGGATCACCCATGGATAA